The Panicum hallii strain FIL2 chromosome 9, PHallii_v3.1, whole genome shotgun sequence genome has a window encoding:
- the LOC112873385 gene encoding UDP-glucose flavonoid 3-O-glucosyltransferase 7-like — protein sequence MRPSSSVASSGDTAPPRLYFIPFPTPGHALPMSDLARLFASRGADATLVLTHANAARLGGPVARAAAAGLCIRIHALTLPAEAAGLTGGHESADDLPNRELAGPFAIAVDLLAPLFTDLLRRHPAEAVVFDGVLPWAATAAPELGIPRYAFTGTGCFALSVQRSLLLHSPQNGVASDTEPFLVPGLPDGVRLTRSRLAEATLPGADSREFLNRMFDVERATAGWVVNSFADLEQRYIKHYEKVTGKPVFAVGPVCLVNGDGDDTLERGRGGEAAAAAEAARVLKWLDTKPARSVVYVCFGSLTRFPLEQVSELGMGLADSGANFVWVVGDKNVPPLPDIDAAAPGRGLVVRGWAPQVAVLRHAAVGAFVTHCGWGAVTEAAAAGVPVLSWPVFAEQFYNEALVVGLAGTGVGMGAERGYVWGGEALGGVVVGREAVAERVRGALADEALRRRAGEIGGRARRAVEAGGSSYEAVGALLEDVLRPGRRSHDGAGASGRDTTRGQASVSTHYASEGV from the coding sequence ATGCGGCCGTCTTCGTCCGTCGCGTCATCGGGGGACACGGCGCCACCGCGCCTGTACTTCATCCCGTTTCCGACACCGGGACACGCGCTGCCGATGTCCGACCTCGCCCGCCTCTTCGCGTCCCGCGGCGCCGACGCCACGCTCGTCCTGACTCACGCCAACGCCGCCAGGCTCGGTGGCCCCGTCGCCCGCGCGGCCGCTGCGGGCCTCTGCATCCGCATCCACGCGCTCACGCTGCCAGCCGAGGCGGCCGGGCTCACGGGTGGCCACGAGAGCGCCGACGACCTCCCCAACCGCGAGCTCGCCGGGCCTTTCGCCATCGCCGTAGACCTTCTTGCGCCGCTCTTCACTGACCTCCTGCGCCGCCACCCTGCCGAAGCTGTCGTGTTCGACGGCGTCCTCCCCTGGGCTGCCACGGCTGCTCCCGAGCTCGGCATCCCGCGGTACGCGTTCACCGGCACGGGGTGCTTCGCCCTCTCGGTGCAGCGTTCTCTGCTGCTCCACAGCCCGCAGAACGGCGTGGCGTCGGACACCGAGCCGTTCCTCGTGCCGGGACTCCCCGACGGGGTGCGGCTCACCAGGTCGAGGCTCGCCGAGGCGACGCTCCCCGGCGCGGACTCGCGGGAGTTCTTGAACCGCATGTTCGACGTCGAGCGTGCCACGGCCGGTTGGGTCGTCAACTCGTTCGCGGACCTCGAGCAGAGGTACATCAAGCACTACGAGAAGGTCACGGGGAAGCCGGTGTTCGCCGTCGGTCCGGTTTGCCTTGtcaacggcgacggcgacgacaCCCTAGAGCgcggccgcggaggggaggccgccgccgccgccgaggccgcgCGCGTGCTCAAGTGGCTGGACACAAAGCCCGCGCGGTCGGTGGTGTACGTCTGCTTCGGCAGCCTCACCCGGTTCCCGCTCGAGCAGGTGTCCGAGCTCGGCATGGGCCTCGCCGACTCCGGCGCGAACTTCGTCTGGGTCGTCGGGGACAAGAACGTGCCGCCGCTGCCGGACATAGACGCCGCGGCGCCGGGCCGCGGGCTGGTGGTCAGGGGCTGGGCTCCGCAGGTGGCGGTGCTGCGGCACGCGGCGGTGGGCGCGTTCGTGACGCACTGCGGGTGGGGCGCGgtgaccgaggcggcggcggcgggcgtccCGGTGCTGTCGTGGCCCGTGTTCGCGGAGCAGTTCTACAACGAGGCGCTGGTGGTGGGGCTCGCAGGCACGGGCGTCGGCATGGGCGCCGAGAGGGGGTACGTGTGGGGAGGCGAGGCGCTGGGCGGGGTGGTGGTGGGCagggaggcggtggcggagcgGGTGCGCGGCGCGCTGGCGGACGAGGCGCTGCGGCGGAGGGCAGGGGAGatcggcgggcgggcgcggcgcgcggtggAGGCGGGAGGGTCCTCGTACGAGGCCGTGGGCGCGCTGCTGGAGGATGTGCTGCGCCCCGGACGCCGGAGCCATGATGGAGCTGGAGCGAGCGGACGGGACACCACGCGGGGGCAAGCCTCCGTCTCTACTCACTACGCTTCAGAGGGTGTTTAG
- the LOC112872932 gene encoding probable leucine-rich repeat receptor-like protein kinase At1g35710 produces the protein MAAASFARALPLLVLLLLLTGGARGKTVKRDVKALNEIKSSLGWRVVYSWVGDDPCGHGDLPPWSGVTCSQQGDYRVVTELEVYAVSIVGPFPTAVTNLLDLRKLDLHNNKLTGPIPPQIGRLKHLRILNLRWNKLQDVLPPEIGELKKLTHLYLSFNNFKGEIPVELANLPELRYLYLHENRFTGRIPPELGTLKNLRHLDVGNNHLTGTLRDFIGNGNGFPSLRNLYLNNNELTGVLPDQIANLTNLEILHLSNNKMIGSISPKLVNIPRLIYLYLDNNNFIGRIPEGLYKHPYLKELYIEGNHFRPGTRPKGTHKVLELPDADSLA, from the exons ATGGCGGCCGCGTCGTTCGCCCGCGCCTTGcctctcctcgtcctcctcctccttctgaccggcggggcgcggggcaaGACGGTGAAGAGAGACG TGAAAGCCTTGAATGAGATAAAGTCTTCACTGGGCTGGAGAGTTGTATACTCATGGGTCGGTGATGACCCTTGCGGGCATGGTGATCTACCACCCTGGTCTGGTGTGACATGCTCACAGCAAGGGGATTACAGAGTTGTGACTGAACT GGAAGTCTATGCTGTATCTATAGTCGGTCCTTTCCCAACAGCAGTAACTAACCTGCTGGATCTGAGAAAATT GGATCTTCACAATAACAAGTTGACAGGGCCAATACCTCCGCAGATTGGACGGTTAAAACATCTCAGGATATT GAACCTGAGGTGGAATAAGCTTCAAGATGTGCTTCCTCCTGAAATTGGTGAACTGAAGAAACTGACACACTT GTACTTGAGCTTCAACAATTTTAAAGGTGAGATTCCAGTGGAGCTTGCAAACCTGCCAGAACTTCGTTACCTTTATCTTCATGAGAACCGCTTCACGGGGCGGATCCCTCCAGAACTTGGAACTCTAAAGAACCTACGGCACCT TGACGTTGGCAACAACCACTTGACAGGCACTCTCAGGGATTTTATTGGCAACGGGAATGGCTTCCCCTCCTTAAGAAATCT ATACCTTAACAATAACGAATTGACTGGTGTGCTGCCAGATCAGATTGCAAATTTGACAAACCTTGAGATTTT GCACTTGTCCAATAATAAGATGATCGGATCAATATCACCGAAGCTAGTTAACATCCCAAGACTGATCTATTT GTACCTGGACAATAACAACTTCATTGGAAGAATACCCGAAGGGTTATACAAGCATCCATATCTGAAGGAGCT GTACATTGAAGGAAACCACTTCAGACCAGGAACCAGACCAAAAGGAACGCACAAGGTGCTGGAACTGCCTGACGCTGACAGTTTAGCTTAG
- the LOC112876487 gene encoding UDP-glucose 6-dehydrogenase 4-like — protein sequence MVKICCLGAGYVGGPTMAVIALKCPAIEVCVVDISVPRIAAWNSDQLPIYEPGLDEVVKQCRGRNLFFSNDIEKHVAEADIIFVSVNTPTKTRGLGAGKAADLTYWESAARMIADVAKSDKIVVEKSTVPVKTAEAIEKILTHNSKGINFQILSNPEFLAEGTAIEDLFKPDRVLIGGRETPEGQKAVKALKDVYANWVPEDRILTTNLWSAELSKLAANAFLAQRISSVNAISALCEATGANVTEVAYAVGKDSRIGPKFLNASVGFGGSCFQKDILNLVYICECNGLPEVANYWKQVIKINDYQKSRFVNRVVSSMFNTVSGKKIAVLGFAFKKDTGDTRETAAIDVCKGLLGDKAKISIYDPQVTEDQIQRDLTMNKFDWDHPIHLQPMSPTTVKQVSVTWDAYEATKGAHGICILTEWDEFKTLDYKKIYDSMQKPAFLFDGRNVIDAEKMREIGFIVYSIGKPLDPWLKDMPAVA from the coding sequence ATGGTGAAGATATGCTGCCTCGGTGCTGGATATGTTGGCGGCCCAACCATGGCCGTCATTGCACTGAAATGCCCTGCTATTGAAGTTTGTGTTGTCGACATTTCTGTTCCACGCATTGCAGCATGGAACAGCGATCAGCTCCCTATTTATGAACCGGGCCTTGATGAAGTGGTCAAGCAGTGCCGTGGTAGGAACCTCTTCTTCAGCAATGACATTGAGAAGCATGTTGCTGAGGCTGATATCATCTTTGTCTCTGTGAACACACCAACCAAGACCCGTGGTCTTGGGGCTGGCAAAGCTGCGGATTTAACCTACTGGGAGAGTGCAGCCCGCATGATCGCAGATGTGGCCAAGTCTGACAAGATTGTGGTTGAGAAGTCCACTGTCCCTGTCAAGACTGCTGAAGCCATTGAGAAGATCTTGACACACAATAGCAAGGGAATCAACTTCCAGATCCTCTCAAATCCTGAGTTCCTTGCAGAGGGCACAGCAATTGAGGACCTTTTCAAGCCTGACCGTGTGCTCATCGGTGGTCGGGAGACTCCAGAAGGCCAGAAGGCTGTTAAGGCCTTGAAGGATGTATATGCCAATTGGGTCCCCGAGGACCGTATTCTCACAACCAACCTATGGTCAGCTGAGCTGTCTAAGCTTGCTGCAAATGCCTTCTTGGCTCAAAGGATCTCATCAGTTAACGCAATCTCAGCTCTGTGTGAGGCCACTGGTGCCAATGTCACAGAGGTGGCCTACGCTGTCGGCAAGGATTCAAGGATTGGACCCAAATTCTTGAATGCTAGTGTTGGTTTCGGAGGTTCCTGCTTCCAGAAGGACATCCTCAACCTTGTGTACATCTGTGAGTGCAATGGACTGCCTGAGGTCGCCAACTACTGGAAGCAGGTTATCAAGATCAATGATTACCAGAAGAGCAGATTTGTGAACCGTGTGGTGTCTTCCATGTTCAACACTGTCTCTGGAAAGAAGATTGCAGTGCTCGGCTTTGCCTTCAAGAAGGACACCGGTGACACGAGGGAGACTGCTGCCATTGATGTTTGCAAGGGACTCCTTGGAGACAAGGCCAAGATTAGCATCTATGATCCGCAGGTGACCGAGGACCAGATCCAGCGTGATCTCACGATGAACAAGTTTGACTGGGATCACCCGATCCACCTGCAGCCAATGAGCCCAACCACTGTGAAGCAGGTCTCTGTGACCTGGGATGCCTATGAAGCCACCAAGGGGGCACATGGTATCTGCATCCTGACTGAGTGGGATGAGTTCAAGACACTCGACTACAAGAAGATCTATGATAGCATGCAGAAGCCTGCGTTCTTGTTCGACGGTCGCAACGTAATTGATGCTGAGAAGATGCGGGAGATCGGTTTCATTGTTTACTCCATTGGAAAGCCCCTTGACCCTTGGCTCAAGGACATGCCTGCCGTGGCTTAA